In Canis lupus familiaris isolate Mischka breed German Shepherd chromosome 9, alternate assembly UU_Cfam_GSD_1.0, whole genome shotgun sequence, a single window of DNA contains:
- the ENGASE gene encoding cytosolic endo-beta-N-acetylglucosaminidase, with translation MEAAGPEPRAAARLKAPPTPEEERERRRARRRPRRRIEEEQEEAVFHDVVSFTPDPLPGRYYDKDTTKPVSFYFSSLEELLAWTPGMEDSFNVALEPSECRQPPLSSERPRTLLCHDMMGGYLDDKFIQGAAVHNPYCFYHWQSIDIFVYFSHHTVTIPPVGWTNAAHRHGVCVLGTFITEWKEGGRLCEAFLAGDERSYQAVADQLVLIAQFFRFDGWLINIENSLSLAAVGNMPHFLRYLTARLHEQVPRGLVLWYDSVVSSGQLKWQDELNQHNRVFFDSCDGFFTNYNWREEHLERMLGQAGQRRADVYVGVDVFARGKVVGGQFDTYKSLELIRKHGFSAALFAPGWVYECLEKKDFFQNQDKFWALLERYLPTHSICSLPFVTSFCLGMGTRRVRYGQEEAEGPWYHPSAQEIQPLFAEHRLEGAGRGWVKTHCCLADAWNGGSSLLVRGLIPREQDHVAVRLFSLQVPVPPQIFLSLVYKLEGASNVGVALELTTGDAGSCHVGSISTLNETSSRHSPRPLRVPPTKLARWVHRCSQQLRGGWVQRCYKVNLRDCLLRDLFVSFARPPGSREEESFVCRLGEVQVVDAKSLLAPLPRVQAVTVSHVRWQRATPEEEGSPARLRLGCTLHWSYLLSPIRCFRIHCCVGTGGGALGGGPSGPEQPALLGLAFVNQYRIVDLVVAAAGPSGDGRVEFLVEPVPKEGFLVPRAEWGRAALLYSMPRTDGAL, from the exons AATTGAGGAGGAGCAAGAAGAAGCAGTGTTTCATGATGTGGTCAGTTTTACCCCGGATCCTCTGCCAG GTAGATATTATGACAAGGACACCACCAAACCCGTCAGCTTTTACTTCTCTTCGCTGGAGGAACTCTTGGCGTGGACGCCCGGCATGGAGGACAGCTTCAACGTGGCCCTGGAGCCCTCCGAGTGTCGGCAGCCGCCTCTGAGCAGCGAGAGGCCCCGGACCTTGCTGTGCCATGACATGATGGGCGGGTACCTGGATGACAA GTTTATTCAGGGCGCGGCGGTGCACAACCCCTACTGCTTCTACCACTGGCAGTCTATTGACATCTTTGTGTACTTCAGCCACCACACGGTGACCATCCCCCCTGTGGGCTGGACCAATGCTGCCCACAGGCATGGGGTCTGCGTGCTGG GGACCTTCATCACCGAGTGGAAGGAAGGTGGGCGGCTCTGTGAAGCCTTTCTGGCCGGGGACGAGCGCTCCTACCAAGCCGTGGCTGATCAGCTGGTCCTGATTGCCCAGTTTTTCCGTTTCGATGGCTGGCTGATCAACATCGAGAACTCTCTGAGC CTGGCTGCAGTGGGGAACATGCCCCATTTCCTCCGGTACCTGACCGCTCGGCTCCATGAGCAGGTCCCCAGAGGCTTGGTGCTCTGGTACGACAGTGTGGTGAGCAGTGGCCAGCTCAAGTGGCAGGACGAACTAAACCAGCACAACCG GGTCTTCTTCGACTCCTGCGACGGCTTCTTCACCAACTATAACTGGCGGGAGGAGCACCTAGAGCGGATGCTGGGGCAGGCCGGGCAGCGCCGGGCGGACGTGTACGTGGGAGTGGACGTGTTCGCCCGTGGCAAGGTCGTGGGAGGCCAGTTCGACACGTACAAG TCGCTGGAGCTGATCCGGAAGCATGGGTTCTCGGCGGCTCTCTTTGCACCTGGCTGGGTGTACGAGTGTTTGGAAAAGAAGGATTTCTTCCAGAACCAGGACAA GTTCTGGGCTTTGCTGGAACGCTACCTGCCCACACACAGCATCTGCTCTTTGCCCTTTGTCACTTCTTTCTGCCTGGGCATGGGCACGCGAAGAGTGCGCTACGGCCAG GAGGAGGCGGAGGGGCCCTGGTACCACCCAAGCGCCCAGGAGATCCAGCCGCTGTTCGCAGAGCACAGGCTggagggggccgggcggggctgGGTGAAGACGCACTGCTGCCTGGCGGACGCCTGGAACGGGGGCAGCTCCCTGCTCGTCCGCGGGCTGATTCCACGCGAGCAGGACCACGTGGCTGTGAG GTTATTCTCTCTGCAGGTCCCCGTGCCTCCCCAGATTTTCCTGTCCTTGGTGTACAAGCTAGAAGGGGCTTCGAATGTCGGGGTGGCACTGGAGCTCACCACAGGGGATGCGGGTAGCTGCCACGTCGGCAGCATCTCGACGTTGAATG AGACAAGCTCGAGGCACAGTCCCCGACCCCTCCGGGTGCCCCCCACCAAGCTGGCCCGATGGGTGCACCGCTGCAGCCAGCAGCTCCGTGGGGGCTGGGTCCAGCG CTGCTACAAGGTGAACCTGCGCGACTGCCTCCTGCGAGACCTCTTCGTTAGCTTCGCCCGGCCTCCAGGCAGCCGGGAGGAGGAGAGCTTCGTCTGCCGCCTCGGcgaggtccag GTGGTGGATGCCAAGAGCCTGCTCGCCCCGCTGCCCCGGGTGCAGGCCGTCACCGTGTCCCACGTGCGCTGGCAGCGAGCCACCCCTGAGGAGGAGGGTTCCCCTGCTCGGCTCCGGCTTGGCTGCACCCTGCACTGGTCCTACCTCCTCTCCCCCATCCGATGCTTCCGGATCCACTGCTGCGTGGGGACTGGCGGTGGCGCTCTTGGCGGGGGGCCGTCGGGGCCGGAGCAGCCCGCGCTACTGGGCCTGGCATTTGTCAACCAGTATCGGATAGTGGACCTGGTGGTGGCGGCCGCGGGGCCCAGCGGGGACGGCCGCGTGGAGTTCCTGGTGGAGCCTGTCCCCAAGGAGGGGTTTCTGGTGCCACGGGCGGAATGGGGCAGGGCGGCCCTGCTCTACTCCATGCCCCGCACGGATGGGGCGTTATGA